From Cenarchaeum symbiont of Oopsacas minuta, one genomic window encodes:
- a CDS encoding Nucleoside/nucleotide kinase: MTKSVVVSGPPAVGKTTVAKALGEKFDLKYISGGDVLKDIAFECGFNAAGDDWWDTQDGLKFLQMRSKDDKYDKQVDKKLIDAYQTGGIVMTSYTIPWIAKGGIKIWLDGSHKISANRMQSRDGMDVRKAMNISKKRYDGNKTLYRRLYGFDFGQQSVFDIIIDTDLLDATSVIAKAQDGVKKLI, from the coding sequence TTGACAAAGTCGGTCGTAGTTTCAGGACCACCAGCAGTAGGAAAGACTACAGTGGCAAAGGCACTTGGAGAAAAATTCGATCTCAAATACATAAGTGGTGGCGATGTCTTGAAGGACATTGCATTCGAATGTGGTTTTAATGCTGCCGGTGATGACTGGTGGGACACACAGGATGGTCTGAAATTTCTCCAGATGCGCTCTAAAGATGATAAATATGACAAACAAGTGGATAAAAAACTCATAGATGCATACCAAACAGGAGGGATCGTGATGACCAGCTATACAATTCCCTGGATTGCAAAAGGTGGAATAAAGATTTGGCTAGATGGTTCACACAAAATAAGTGCAAATCGTATGCAGTCCCGTGATGGTATGGATGTAAGAAAAGCGATGAATATATCAAAGAAAAGATACGATGGCAATAAAACACTATATAGACGTCTTTATGGATTTGACTTTGGTCAACAATCTGTCTTTGACATCATCATAGATACTGATTTACTTGATGCTACAAGCGTAATAGCAAAAGCACAAGATGGAGTGAAAAAATTAATTTGA
- a CDS encoding Membrane protein, protein MIVDFGTIHLFLDAIFLQGMDLFGIGDGGALGSDDPLIKGTVATLFAVTGFGILLNIFNSAVRKKLVDQVKLKRIMKETRAWQKARMAAFRSKDLEKQASLNKKSSYMNKMNMEMMQMNMRPMLITFVPLLLIFYFVLPELFSYTVALSPISLNVIPGDFFQLTCTAEQAVDPEHVCTQENALYLWAWYFLSSIAFSGMIMKLTKTSMDLS, encoded by the coding sequence ATGATTGTAGATTTTGGCACAATACATCTCTTTTTGGATGCGATATTCTTACAGGGCATGGATCTGTTTGGTATTGGAGATGGAGGAGCACTTGGCAGTGATGATCCATTGATAAAAGGAACCGTTGCAACATTATTTGCAGTTACTGGATTTGGAATACTATTAAATATATTCAACTCTGCTGTGAGAAAAAAACTAGTCGATCAAGTAAAATTAAAACGTATAATGAAAGAAACACGCGCTTGGCAAAAAGCACGCATGGCAGCATTCCGATCTAAAGATCTTGAAAAACAAGCATCATTGAACAAAAAATCATCATACATGAACAAGATGAATATGGAGATGATGCAGATGAATATGCGTCCAATGCTCATAACATTTGTACCGTTGCTTTTGATCTTTTATTTTGTACTGCCAGAGCTATTTTCATATACTGTGGCACTCTCGCCCATCTCACTCAACGTGATCCCTGGAGATTTTTTCCAACTTACATGTACAGCTGAACAAGCAGTTGATCCAGAACATGTCTGTACACAAGAGAATGCACTATATCTGTGGGCGTGGTACTTTTTGTCATCAATAGCGTTTAGTGGCATGATAATGAAACTGACAAAGACATCGATGGATCTAAGTTGA